From the genome of Nicotiana tabacum cultivar K326 chromosome 17, ASM71507v2, whole genome shotgun sequence:
aattgtacacgaccagatatagcttgtgctataagtaaactgagttgatatacgagcaatccaggccaatctcattggatggcaatgaaacgagttttgggatatttagaacatacctagaactttgaattgcactacagtaatttccctgcggtgattgagggatactgtgatgcaaattggatcaccggttcaactgattctaagtccacgagtggatatgtattcactattggtggaggagcggtatcttggaagtcgtccaaacaaacatgtattgcccgctctacaatggaggctgaattcacaaccttagataaagccggtgaagaagctgaatggctccggaatttcttggaagacattccattttggcccaaaccgttggcaccaatatgcatacattgtgatagtcaagcggcaattggaagggctgggagcgttatgtataacggtaaatctcgtcatatacgacgaagacataaaaccgttaggcaattactctctagaggaattatcacgattgactatgtaaagtcaagtgataatgtgtcggatctacttacaaaaggcctaactagagaggtagttgagaaatcatcaaggggaatggggctatggccgagaacaagtcattgtggcggtaactctacctagaagactggagatcccaagatctaggttcaaggagatcaaacaaagtcattaatgacggttcaatattgtcaaataaaattttagtccgttctcgtgatgagacaatgttcagtaccaaggataaagcattaaggctttttaatgatttctaaatttgatacggggtatatcaaatagtgtatctacaggatgacacgtttaggaatcacctatgtaagtgtaaagtgttagccgcttcaaggagaactttgtaaggctagttctctacgcacttatgaaaccaggcggtgttcatggctgaaacgaacacaacaatgagaaccaaagacggttaagggttgattgtgtgacttatgattgtctaggtatacaccaaagatcgacggttcaaagatatcaaatctaccgattgaccgagtatatccgacataagtttactacgaaaagttcaaagggaaacctacttatccagatgcgattaatccttacttgtaaatcatacagtttttccatgcatacttccgtgatatagccattccccattcatgtgggggattgttgaggttttatttttaatataaaatattcttaaaatgagggtgaatgggaaatggagggaaaatgaaattttgagtaaaattttaagtttccccctcttgacaatgagacattgtcccatattgaaaGAGGAAGAtttttttggtgggtatatatataatttctcttcttgtagctcttaaagagttaagaagaaagcaagcctcgcgtcgtcgtcatcgtcgctcgctcggctcggctacggcttcggcttctgcttcggctttggatttggatttggatttggatttggtcaaatgatcgattgattgattaattttttggaccaaatttatttgttaatagtaaatattaacgtaagattatccgcatttgtaacggatattttccaatccgtgtattgaccatttggcagccgcctaatgttcttcccaccatgaatgtgcttgctccacaaacatgaagtgcttgctccacaaacaagctaatgcttgctccaccatggagggtggacgtttggtcttcttcaacactggctgctatatatatgtgcagcagatgttgaagaaagacactcaacacacaacacacaattcgctcaacagattggctatacattgcactccttcctctcagcatttccatatgattttttgagtttctactccttcgtcctgcattgtttttaacttcaaacaaagcaactgtaagtgtgatttgctactttgtgttcgctgaaacactggggtttgaagtactgctacaccagtgtgttattcgttctatcctgggaggaaataatccattaccttgggtactaggaggggattaaattccttaaggaaacactgtgaattcagtgggctcgaatttattactGTTTCAtaacgttaacttatattttgcagaattattatttataaatacagcaatattggcggggaTAACAATAAGAACGTAGCAAAACGTGATTTTTTAAGCATATTTGATAATCACCATTTTTACTGACGATATTAAGATGTAAGCAAATCTCTTAATCTGGCTGCTTCACAGGAAAATTAGAAGCATCGTATACCCAACTCAGGGAAACAAACAAGAAAGCAAATACTACTCAAATAGTAGCGGAGGCAGGATTTTCACCTGGGGtttatatctactatatatacataaaaaaactTGACTTGAGTCTCCGGACCTCATATCGTCGATTAATGAGGCTTCTATACATAATTAAAACTAGTTCCAACCCTGCATTACAGGTCCTCGATTAATGAGGCTTCTATACATAATTAAATCACAGAGATCACTTGCAATCAGGTATTGAATACTTAATACATATTGAGAAGCCAATTCATTAGGGTAATTAGTTTCCATCACTCGATAGGCTAAAGGTAATCAATTTACTAACCCCAAAAGCTAAAGTTAGAGTTTCCTTAGCATTTCCTACATATCAAAGTAGTCCAATTAACATATAGTGTCAGTCAATAGATTATGCTTGTTTATCCTGATACTTACAATACCAGATACCAGAACAAAAGTTCAGACATTGTATTGAGACTGCTGTATCCGGCTATTTACACGGTTTAATattgtaatatggccaaatttttatgacatttgtcatgacataatatccattataacaaatttgtggttcatgacatttgccatgacataatatccattataacaaatttgtggatcatgacatttgtcatgacataatatccattattaggccaaggatttcttgctataaatagagaagtttctcctcatttgcaaacacaccaattcaagagctttttactcttgtctttctttctcctcctttattttattatagagtattttgtaagagagtgagtgttgggaaacacttgtgtgaaccctttctttggagtgatcttgtgaggttattctcttggggtatttgggattaattagagtatttactctaattttgtactctcttttgtactcttgttggtatagtgaaatttcTCCTCtctgcttgtggacgtaggtcaccttgactgaaccacgttaaatttgtgtcttctttatattctttaattgccgttattatcaacttccattgtctttgttattgtcattataccgttgtttggctaaattccgcactacccgggttccccgattctaacaaattggtatcagagccagatctaaccgggttagtttaaatagccaaaatgactctaacaaagtcttatgttgagaaatttgaccgaagtgcaaacttcggaatgtggcaattaaagatggaagctatcctaattcaggatggcttagatttggcactgcaaggaaagaagaagatgccggataaaatgacggacgaggagtttgccgtcatagacaaaaaggcaaaaacatgtattattttaaatctttcaaatgaggttttgcgtgaagttgcagcagaaagctcagccaaaggcatatgggaaaagcttaaaaccctatatatgaaaagaacagtagaaaATAGGCTTTACTtaaagcaaaaactctacacttttcgtatggctgaaggtacctctatacttactcatcttgatacttttgattctcttcttatggatttaagtaacatagatgctgaaataaaagatgaggatcaagctgtgttattgcttgtttccttacccTAGTCGTTTAaatatataagagatactatgctttatggaaaggataatatctcttataaagatatcaaatctattttgaaatcaaaagaacaaatagatagaaATATTACTGGGGAAACTAATGGGAACCAAGGGGAAGActtattcataagaggtagatccaataagaaagatttaagtagtgagaaacctaaatcaaggtcaaaatccagatacaaAAATGTAATGTGCAAATATTGTCAcaagaaaggtcacattatttctgaatgctttaaattgaaaaacaaagaaaagcatacagaaaagaaaaataagcacaaaaatactgacactgccAAAGCAAGTGTAGCTGatgatgagactgagggaactatttttttagcaactaataatagtttcaaatctaacaatgagtagATTTTAGATacgggttgttcttatcatatgtgtcccagtcggaatttatttaccacatatgaatctattggaggtggagttatcttgatgggcaacaatgctgcctgcaaagttgttggaaaaggtacagtccgaatcaaaatgtacgatggtgtggtgagaactctcaccgatgttagacatattcctgacttgaagaaaaatctcatctctttgggcactttagaatctcttgggtgcaagtacacaagtgaaggtggagttctgaaaatttctcatggtgctcttgtgatcatgaaagcacgcagatctggtacgttgtatactcttttgggatctactgttacaggtgctgctgcagtttcaatatcagataaatcagattctgacatcaccaaattgtggcatatgcgattggggcatatgagtgaaaaaggtctttccatccttagtaaaagaggtctcttatgtggccaaagtaccagaaatatggagttctgtgaacattgtgtgttcgggaagcagaaaagagtcagcttcaaatctccagcgattcatagaacaaaagatactttagattacattcattcagatctttagggtccttcacgtaccccatcaaaaggtggtgccaggtatatgttaactttcattgatgattattcaagaaaagtttgggtttatttcctgaaaaataaaagtgatgttttcttaaatttcaaacaatggaaagttttgattgagaagcaaacaggaaaacaggttaagcgacttagaacagataatgggttggaattttgtaatgatgaattcaacgaattttgtaagaatgaaggaattgctcgacatcgtactgtgagaatgacacctcagcaaaatggtgtggcagaaaggatgaatagaactcttttggaaagggctcgttgcatgatttcaaatgctgggttgacaaacgccttttgggcagaagctatctctacagcttgttatattgtcaaccgagctccttctgcacctttgaactttaagactccagaggaaatgtggtcaggtactcctgctaattattctgatttaaagatatttggttgccctgcatacatgcatgtaaatgatggaaaattagagccaagggctaaaaagtgcattttccTTGGGTATGCATCTGGGGTGAAAGGATGCCGACTATGGTATCCTAATCCCACggcaccaaaatttataattagcagagatgtaacctttgatgaatcctctatgttacattctagaaaagagtcttctagttcttgtaatacagataaaggaaagagtacacagaaccaggtggagattgagattggcattccttctgagccaagctcatcaactttggagcaaaatacagttgaaactcctgaagttgagacagaagctgaaattcctgaagttgagactcctgaagttgaaccagaagaagaggagtattctatagccaaacatagaccaagaaaagaaggtaaacaaccattaaggtttggagattatgttgcatttgctttttcagttgcacaggaaactgaagaaattggagaaccatcaaaatattcaaaagcagtttctggtgctgactcagccaagtggctgattgcaatgaatgaagaaattgagtctctccacaagaatgatacttggtctcttgtgaagctgccatcaggaaaaagaattgttggttgcaaatgggtcttgaagaaaaaggatggcattccaggggttgaagatgcgaggtataaggcacgattagttgcaaagggttatagtcaggtacaaggagttgattttaatgatattttctcacctgttgttaaacatagctctattcgtgtcttacttgccttcgttgccatgtatgatttggaattagaacaacttgatgttaagacaGCTTTTTTTCATGGCaaacttgaggaacaaatatacatgcattaacccgaaggatttgaaattgaaggaaaagaagatcatatttgcttgttgaagaaattcttgtacggattaaagcaatctccaagacaatggtataaaaggtttgattcctttatgttggaTCATGGTTATTCGAagagcatgtatgatagttgtgtttacttccggaagttaaatgatggttcatttgtgtacctattattatatgttgatgacatactcattgctgctaaggatttaacagaaattcacaatttgaaaagtcagctgaaaagtaaatttgagatgaaagatttgggagcagctaagaaaatccttggcatggagatcaaaagagatcgaaaagccaacaggctatttctgacccagaagaagtacttggagaaagtcttggagaggtttgtcatgaaagatgctaaatcagttagtacccctcttgctgctcattttaagttatcagctgctcagtccccgcagtcagaggaagaagagaggtacatgACATAGTTTCCTTATTCCAGTGCagtcggcagtattatgtatgcaatggtttgtacacgtCCAGACATTTCACAAGTAGTGAGTGTGGTAAGCCGGTATATGGCTTGTcctggtaaagcacattggcatgctgtgaaatggattctcagatacttgcgaggtactccaaacacatgtttggagtttgggagaaatactaacactttggttggttttgtagactcagattatgcaggtgatcttgacaaaagaagatcactgacAGGCTATGTATTTTGCATCGGTGGTTTCGCTATTAGTTGAaaagctacattacaacatgtagtagctttatctactaccgaagcagaatatatgacagtgaccgaggcgatcaaagaagctttatagttgaagggtctatttgcggAGCTCAGTTTACACCAAAGTGGTATTATcattttctgtgatagtcaaagtgctattcacttgactaaagatcaaatgtatcatgagaggacgaagcacattgatataaagtatcatttcatccgagaaaccattgctgaaagaaaagtttatgttcagaagatcaacactaaagacaatcctgctgacatgttcacaaaacctcttccagtgtccaagttcaagctttgcctgaacttgattggtatttatgaagaatgatttttCCCATTGGGGTTTTTGcagagaaggtggagcaaatttactatatataagccgaaattaggccaatgtggagatttgtaatatggccaaattttcatgacatttgccatgacataatatccattataacaaatttgtggttcatgacatttgccatgacataatatccattataacaaatttgtggatcatgacatttgccatgataTAATATTcattattaggccaaggatttcttgctataaatagaggagttttttctcatttgcaaacacaccaattcaagagcttttcactcgtctttctttctcctcctttatttcattatagagtattttgtaagagagtgagtgttgggaaatacttgtgtgaaccctttctttggattgatcttgtgaggttattctcttggggtatttgggattaattagagtatttactctaattttgtactctcttttgtactcttgttggtatagtgaaattgctcctctccgcttgtggacgtaggtcaccttgaccgaaccacgttaaatttgtatcttctttatattctttaattgccgttattatcaacttccattgtctttgttattgtcattataccgttatttggctaaattccgcactacctgggttcccgatcctaacagaTACACGTGTGCCCCATGTCACAATGTACCATCTCCAACGTGTGGGTCTCAAGCCCAACTTCTCAACTTGTTCTACTCACTACAGTCTTGACAAAAAAAGACAACCATTGTCCTTTGTAATTTTCTCTATGTACTTTCTCTTCTCAGCCTACCTGAAACCCCTTCTTCTGATCCAGCTTCCCATTCAGGAAAGATAAGTAGTCcattatttttttgatttcttaGTCCAATACCATCTTTCATCAATATTAAACCCTTCTTTTACACGTACAAGTTCCATAAAAATCTGTTCTCTGATAACTGAACTGCTTTGATTAAAATATCTCcagataattcaacatgaaagtgagttcaaatattattttctatatgtGGAGACTTATATAGTAACCTTCTAATTTCATCTTCTTGCAGTTACTAGGTTGGATGCACTCTAAACTAAAGCAAAAAGGCAATGAACCAGCAAATAATACTCCCATAGTAGGTAATTTTACACTTCTCTAGTTTTCAGTTCTTCTGAATTTCCTCTGCtattctctgttctcttttttcaGTTCCACACAAAAGCTGATAAATAAGTCTCCTTTGTTATGATCTCCACTTTCAGAAAATTCCATTACATCTTTCTCAGTTTTCAAGGAATTTAAAAGCAATGGAGCAGAAATGGAACCATTTGATGAACTCTTTCCTGGCTTTTTGGCAATTGGTACTCTGGGAAATTATCAGACAACTAATACTGATCCTCCAGCTCCAACTTTTCCAATGCCCTTTGATCATGGTGAAACAGACATAACAGAGAAAGAACTGAAATTCATAAATGATGAGCTTGAGAAGTATCTGGAAGAGAAAGTGAATAAATATGAGTCATCAGAAAGTATCATTGCTCTCAGTGACAATCACATTGAAATAGGAGCTACTGAATGCTATAGCAATATTGAAGAATACTCTCTCCAGAAATATCTCTTaggctcttcaattgaattgCCGAAGATAGAAGTAGAGGTAATGCTTGAATTGTGCTACCATCTTATCTAAAAGCTTAAATGGTTAGAAAGTatacacttttatttacttagtTATGTCTTTAACAGGTACAACAACAAAAACGATTCATAGAAGAGCTCTTTAACATAGTCCAAGAAGGTCATGTGGGAAATCATgatggaaaagagaaaaaacaagCCAAGAGAAAACATCCCGTGGATTTCATGAAGAAGATGCTGCAGAACCTGCAGCGCAAATCAAAGAGCTCTACTACAGCTCATTCTAAAGATAATGTCAATGGATCTGTTTCAAGCAAGAGAAAACTCCCTCAGGTTAGTACTGATTTTAAGGTCAGGagctataaaaaaaaattacttttcaaaattATGTTAATCGGAAAGGCTTGTAACCAATCATATGCATTACTTGAGTCACATGTCATGTGTATTCTTTAAGGCACTTCTAAAGTATATTTGTATAGCCTTCTCTTATGTTAGGTATATGAGTTGATACCAAACTGTGATATTGATCTACTATACATGTGCAGTTCATTAAAATGTTCAAAAGGAAAGTTCATCCTGAGGGATTAATGAATGAGAACATACTACAAGATAATGAGATTAGCAATATTTCATGCAAGACTGATAATCTGGGAGCAAATAGTGAAGTGAACAAAAAGAATTCTCCTGCTGCCACTCCAAAGAAGTAACTGAATGCTTTAACAGTAAACAGAGAGCACTGGATTAGAACAGAGAGTGACTGTAAGTAAAACGGCATTACACTCAATTATTTCTTCTGTTGTCTGGTTAAATACAGTTATGTACTATTATCTcactctttccttattttgaaaatTCAGATTTGGTGCTGGAGCTGTAGAAGGCAAAACGTTCAAGAAAGATTATATAATACAGATGCTCTGTGTAATGAGTTGTCAAGTGTGTGCAATGTTAATATAAAGAGTAAAtgagtatttccttctttctAAGTGTGCTATTGAAGTATGGAACAAATGAGCTTTATTCATTAACTTTGGTGAATTGTTGTCATGCAAAGAATTGTTGAGATAGTATTGTCTGCtaaggtttttttttctttcttttcaaagcACTCATATTCTTAAATGATGTGTGAAGATCCAATGTTTGACCCTGCAGTTTCGTGATGTTAAAACTTCCTATCGAGTAGAAACTTTAATAAATTAGTCATATGGATAATTTCACAGCACTCCATCACACTTACCTCCCTTTCTTGTTTATAATATTACGCTTATCTCTTTTGTCATGATTTTTTGTGTAACACTATTATTAACATGTTTATTATTAATGTAAAAGGTTATTATCTTGACTAATTTGCCCTTTTAGTATTATCTTTCTTCTATTAATTAATGTTGTAAACATATTTCTTTAAGAATTAAATGAAAACAAAATGGGTTTTGAACTCAATAAACATTAGCTCTGCGTttcaaatattttcagaaaagtGCTTGGGCAGTTGTCATTTTAATTACACaaacctttttctcttctttgtatCTTGAATTTTccaataaatcaattaaaaaaggAACAGATGAACTCTTTAGGGGAATATGTGTCAAATTCCCCACTTTCATCGAAAATGGGTATTTAAATACCAATTTCGTGGACGCCATAGAAAAACTGTAGCCGTAACTTGAAGCGGCGTCGGTCTCCTATCTACGGCCAAAAGTTTAAACGGCCCTCAAGTTTTCAATAACTATGGAAATGCCATTGAAAAAACTTGAAAGGTGCTTCTGGGCTGTAGGAATCAAGCAGATTATACATCACCAAAGACGTTTGGCTAGCTGCAAATACCTTTTCGGCAACATTTAAAGTAATTGGTAGGGTTTCGTAGATTTAGCTAAGGAAATTAATTTGCTATTCTTGAATTTGTTAAAAGggaattaattttaaaaagggtAAATTTGTCAAATGATATTTTATTTCTATTAGTAATAATAAATAGGTTTAAAGAATGGTTATACAGAAATCATAACAAGGGAGGTAAGCGTAATATTGTAAACCAAAAAGGAGGTAAGTGTGATGGAGCAAAACTGGGAGGGAGGTCTCTGATAAGATTCAAGTTCCCTCCATCAATTCGAACGAAATCGAAGCAGAGATAAGTTCTAGAAGAATGGGGAGAGAAAAAATATCGGGAATTCTACATTcaattatacaaaataatacatGGTTCGGTTATTTACAATCAGCCCCCACTATATATAACTCAAGGgcaaaatagtaaaagataaataattaaaCCTGTCTGACTGAGCCTGGCCTCTAACGCAGTGTTGGTCCTGGCTCAGGTGTAAAATATGGTGGCCCAACACCCCTCCCCCTtctcccctccccccctcccgCAAGTTGGAAGTGGGGCCAGAGGAACCCACTCCCAACTTGGACATTTGCTGCAAAATGGGCCTGTCCAGGAAGGCTCTTAGTGAAAATATCCGCAAGTTGGGCACTAGAAGGTATATAATACAATGAAATCAAGCCATCTTGCAATTTTTCCCGAATAAAATGGCAGTCTGACTCGATGTGTTTAGTCCGCTCGTGAAAGACAGGATTCTTCACAATTTGAATAGCAAAGTGATTATCGCAATGCACAACAACAGGAGTCAAATTAGTAACATTCATATCCTCCAATAGTTGACATGGCCAAGTTAATTCAGCCACCAATCTCCAAACAGACCTGTACTCTGCCTCCGCAGATGATAAAGAAATGATAGTCTGCTTTTTCGACTTCCAAGAGATAGGCCAGGAGCCCAATGTAACAAAAAACCCACTAACCGATCTCCTGGAATCAGGGCAAGAAGCCCAATTCGAATCACAAAATACAGCCATAGAAAAAGAGGAatgagaagaaaaataaagtCCCAAACCAGACAATCCTTTGATGTAGCACACAGTATGCAAAGCAGCATCCAAATGGGATCACCTGGGAGTTTGTATGAATTGACTAAGATGCTAAACCGTATAAGCCAAGTCAGGCCTAGTATGAgttaagaaattgagtttgccaATTAGCCTGATGTAAATAGAAGGATCAGAAAGCAAACTATCCACATCAGAAGACAATTTCATACCCAAAGGAAGAGGACTGGAGGTTGGCTTGGAATCAGTACACCCAAATTCCTCAACCAACTCGAgagaaaacttcctttgattcaCCATAATACCATCAGACACATACATGACCTCCAGACCAAGAAAGTAATGTAAAGAGCCTAACTCCTTGATCTTGAATTGAGTATCCATAAATTATTTAAGATGAAGGATGCCTTCTACATCATTACCAGTTAACACAATATCATCTACATAGACCCCCAAATACACCGAACCAGTAGTTGAGTGCTTGAAAAACAGAGAGTAATCATTCTTAGAATGTTGAAAACCTTTGGAATGTAAGGCATCAGATAGCTTGGAATACCATTGTCTGGATGCCTGTTTGAGACCATACAAAGATTTGTTCAACTTGCAAACCAAATCAGAAGAAGTGACAACCATATCTGGAGGGACCTTCATATACACTTCCTCCATTAAATCTCCACACAAAAATGCATTATTAACATCTAGCTGAAAAAGTTGCCATTGATTCTTGGCAGCTACAGCTAAAAGGCACCTGATATTGGTCATGTTGACTACG
Proteins encoded in this window:
- the LOC107769440 gene encoding protein LAZY 1-like, translating into MKLLGWMHSKLKQKGNEPANNTPIVENSITSFSVFKEFKSNGAEMEPFDELFPGFLAIGTLGNYQTTNTDPPAPTFPMPFDHGETDITEKELKFINDELEKYLEEKVNKYESSESIIALSDNHIEIGATECYSNIEEYSLQKYLLGSSIELPKIEVEVQQQKRFIEELFNIVQEGHVGNHDGKEKKQAKRKHPVDFMKKMLQNLQRKSKSSTTAHSKDNVNGSVSSKRKLPQFIKMFKRKVHPEGLMNENILQDNEISNISCKTDNLGANSEVNKKNSPAATPKK